A single window of Pyrus communis chromosome 10, drPyrComm1.1, whole genome shotgun sequence DNA harbors:
- the LOC137748552 gene encoding probable ethanolamine kinase, with translation MGAVKNIWNAMEVAEQASDCSTSQIPSSSLSINPSLPLSDISPLIIELCKDLFKKWSNLENSRFSVETVSGGITNLLLKVTVKEENGNTVSVTVRLYGPNTDYVINRERELQAIKYLSAAGFGANLLGVFANGMVQSFINARTLVPSDMRNPKLAADIAKELRRFHEVEIPGSKEPQLWIDMFKFFEKASALEFDDNQKQKVYNTISFSVVHNEMIELKELTSLLNAPVVFAHNDLLSGNIMVNDEEDKLYFIDFEYGSYNYRGFDIGNHFNEYAGYECDYSLCPNKDEQYHFLRHYIQPTNPHEVSDKDLEALYVEANTYMLASHLYWALWGIIQAKFSPINFDYLGYFFLRYIEYKTQKERCFSMARSHLSQSETGLNMNAQ, from the exons ATGGGAGCCGTGAAGAACATCTGGAACGCCATGGAAGTAGCTGAGCAAGCTTCTGATTGCTCCACCTCTCAGATCCCTTCATCTTCCCTCTCCATCaacccctccctccctctctctgaCATCTCGCCTCTCATCAT AGAGTTGTGCAAGGATCTGTTTAAGAAATGGTCAAATTTGGAGAACTCTCGCTTCTCCGTGGAGACGGTTTCGGGCGGCATCACAAATCTAC TGCTGAAGGTGACTGTCAAGGAAGAGAATGGAAATACCGTGTCTGTGACAGTTAGGTTGTACGGGCCTAACACCGATTATGTTATCAATAGGGAACGCGAACTGCAG GCAATCAAATACCTCTCGGCTGCAGGATTTGGTGCAAATTTACTGGGAGTTTTTGCGAATGGGATGGTGCAATCTTTTATCAATGCACGTACGTTAGTCCCATCAG ACATGAGAAATCCAAAGCTGGCTGCCGATATTGCCAAGGAACTGCGCAGATTCCATGAAGTGGAAATTCCAGGTTCCAAGGAACCTCAATTGTGGATTGACATGTTCAAGTTCTTTGAGAAAG CATCTGCTCTGGAATTTGACGACAATCAGAAGCAGAAAGTTTATAACACCATTTCATTTAGTGTAGTTCACAATGAAATGATTGAGCTCAAG GAATTGACGAGCCTTTTGAACGCTCCAGTCGTTTTTGCTCACAATGACTTGCTTTCCGGAAATATAATGGTTAATGATGAAGAAG ATAAACTGTACTTCATTGATTTTGAGTACGGATCATACAATTATAGAGGCTTTGACATCGGGAATCACTTCAATGAATATGCAGGCTATGAATGCGACTACAGTTT ATGCCCGAATAAGGATGAACAATACCACTTCTTGAGGCATTATATACAACCTACCAATCCACATGAG GTGTCAGACAAGGATCTTGAAGCTCTGTATGTTGAGGCAAATACATATATGTTAGCTTCTCACTTGTATTGGGCTTTATGGGGAATAATCCAG GCAAAGTTTTCTCCGATCAATTTCGACTACCTCGGTTATTTCTTCCTGCGATACATTGAATACAAAACGCAGAAGGAAAGATGCTTCTCCATGGCAAGATCACATCTCTCGCAATCTGAGACCGGCTTGAACATGAATGCGCAATAA
- the LOC137748551 gene encoding F-box/kelch-repeat protein At1g55270-like, with protein sequence MDTRIQPPLVDSTACLCRVDAGLKTVAGAKKYVPGAKLCLQPDIKSSIHPTRSKPSRGESSRIQSPLLPGLPDDLAVACLVRVPRVEHRKLRLVCKRWFRLLAANFFYSLRRNLGIAEEWIYLIKRDREGKISWHAFDPGCQLWQPLPPVPKEYSAALGFGCAVLGGCHLYLFGGKDPLKGSMRRVIFYNARTNKWHRAPDMLRRRHFFGSCVINNCLYVAGGENEGISRSLKSAEVYDPNKNRWSFISEMSTAMVPFIGVVYEGKWFLKGLGSHRQVLSEVYQPENDTWNSVYDGMVAGWRNPSASLNGHLYALECKDGCKLRVYDEATDSWSKHIDSKMHLGNSRALEAASLVPLNGKLCIVRNNMSISLVDVSNSSDVHGESAEHLWETIAGKGQFKTLVTNLWSSLAGRGRLKSHIVHCQVLQV encoded by the exons ATGGACACAAGAATACAGCCTCCGCTG GTTGATTCAACAGCATGCTTATGTAGAGTAGATGCTGGCCTTAAAACTGTTGCTGGAGCTAAAAAGTATGTCCCTGGGGCAAAGCTCTGTCTTCAACCCGATATTAAATCATCCATTCATCCAACTAGGAGTAAGCCTTCACGTGGTGAGAGTAGCCGCATTCAATCCCCTCTGCTTCCTGGACTCCCAGATGATCTTGCTGTTGCTTGCCTAGTTCGGGTCCCAAGAGTTGAGCATCGTAAGCTCCGCCTGGTTTGCAAAAGATGGTTCCGTCTTTTGGCTGCTAACTTCTTTTACTCACTCCGTAGGAACCTTGGCATTGCAGAAGAATGGATATATTTAATTAAGAGAGATCGAGAAGGGAAAATCTCTTGGCATGCTTTTGATCCCGGATGCCAGCTCTGGCAACCCCTCCCTCCTGTCCCTAAGGAATATTCTGCAGCCCTAGGGTTTGGTTGTGCTGTACTCGGTGGCTGTCACCTGTATTTATTTGGAGGAAAAGACCCGCTGAAGGGATCGATGAGGCGAGTCATTTTTTACAACGCCAGGACCAATAAATGGCACCGTGCCCCAGATATGCTTAGGCGGCGGCATTTCTTTGGCTCGTGTGTTATAAATAACTGCCTGTATGTTGCCGGCGGGGAGAATGAGGGAATAAGTCGGTCTCTGAAATCAGCTGAAGTCTATGATCCGAACAAGAACAGATGGTCCTTCATTTCGGAGATGAGCACTGCAATGGTTCCCTTCATTGGGGTTGTTTACGAAGGCAAATGGTTCTTGAAGGGGTTAGGGTCTCATCGACAAGTTTTGAGCGAGGTCTACCAACCAGAAAACGACACCTGGAACTCTGTGTATGACGGAATGGTTGCAGGCTGGAGAAATCCTAGTGCTTCTCTAAACGGCCATCTCTATGCTTTGGAATGCAAAGATGGCTGCAAACTTAGAGTCTATGATGAAGCGACGGATTCttggagcaagcacattgacaGTAAGATGCATTTGGGTAATTCTAGGGCTTTGGAGGCAGCTTCCCTCGTTCCCCTCAACGGTAAACTTTGCATCGTTCGGAATAACATGAGCATCTCGCTGGTTGATGTTTCGAATTCCAGTGATGTTCACGGGGAAAGTGCTGAGCATCTGTGGGAAACTATAGCTGGTAAAGGGCAGTTCAAGACCTTGGTTACGAATCTGTGGTCAAGCCTTGCCGGCAGGGGCCGCCTTAAAAGTCACATAGTTCACTGCCAGGTTCTTCAAGTTTAG